One Bombus fervidus isolate BK054 chromosome 2, iyBomFerv1, whole genome shotgun sequence DNA segment encodes these proteins:
- the LOC139997974 gene encoding uncharacterized protein yields MQSSLPSQTIGCIGKCTSGLSIHDLDQITDNIHKTLIHPRGRQIFRNFLEQRGLTDNLKCLALYETCLQIITEEKNFSHSKKGTTLEPLINRVMQVKEIAEDLGGVRQIDMELLQRFNEALNSNSRDSLLSILADTKNRCRDHLNHVHESFKQYASKPCPLIK; encoded by the exons ATGCAGTCCTCTTTACCAAGCCAAACCATTGGCTGCATCGGAAAATGTACTTCTGGACTAAGTATCCATGATTTAGATCAGATTAcagataatatacataaaactCTGATTCATCCACGTGGAAGGCAGATTTTTAGAAACTTTTTGGAACAACGTGGTCTCACGGACAATCTCAAGTGTTTGGCATTGTACGAAACATGTTTGCAGATTATCACAGAAGAGAAAAACTTTTC ACACTCGAAAAAGGGAACAACACTGGAGCCGTTAATCAACAGAGTTATGCAAGTGAAAGAAATAGCTGAAGATTTGGGCGGTGTACGGCAGATAGATATGGAACTTCTACAACGTTTCAATGAAGCGTTAAATAGCAATTCGAGGGATTCTTTACTCAGCATATTAGCAGATACCAAAAATCGGTGTCGCGATCATTTGAATCATGTTCATGAAAGTTTCAAGCAATATGCATCGAAACCGTGtccattaattaaataa
- the LOC139997979 gene encoding uncharacterized protein, with protein sequence MYQERKEDSRVQAMIVKINNIRNTIKSLEESLMITRSLEAERWLRYSNLKGKNKIMMDDLRKANKRNKNMLNLFRQSVTDIRLGNDITLPDSLKKEVQRSWHQKYDALLTRNEQLKRELNSRNLLLKEKTQEISSLQQKLLTLGDRLVERNESVESICKKYLTLKRRKDEQEILLRGSIETLQDTLRKSNDGAFEKDSEISSILGKDALSAREIRRSDGLAYENSFLRVLLQKAKRSYKTSGNSSAISFD encoded by the exons ATGTATCAAGAACGTAAGGAAGATTCTCGCGTGCAAGCAatgattgtaaaaataaataatatacgcaATACCATAAAATCTTTGGAGGAAAGTTTGATGATTACCCGGAGCTTAGAAGCGGAGCGATGGCTACGATACTCaaatttaaaaggaaaaaacaaaataatgatGGACGATCTCAGAAAAGCAAATAAACGCAATAAAAATATGCTCA AtttatttcgacagagtgTTACTGACATTCGTCTTGGAAATGATATTACGTTGCCAGATTCTTTGAAAAAGGAAGTACAAAGATCTTGGCATCAAAA gTATGATGCTTTATTAACGCGCAACGAGCAATTAAAACGAGAACTTAATTCACGAAATTTGCTTCTTAAAGAAAAAACGCAGGAG ATCAGTAGTCttcaacaaaaattattaacgcTTGGTGATAGACTCGTCGAACGGAACGAATCCGTGGAaagtatttgtaaaaaatacttGACTTTAAAAAGACGAAAAGATGAGCAAGAAATTTTGTTACGTGGTTCTATCGAAACGTTACag gATACATTGAGGAAATCAAACGACGGGGCGTTCGAAAAAGATTCTGAAATATCTTCGATACTCGGTAAAGATGCGTTGTCAGCTCGAGAAATTCGACGTAGTGACGGGCTGGCTTacgaaaattcttttttaagagTTCTTCTGCAGAAAGCGAAACGCAGTTACAAAACTAGCGGAAATAGCAGCGCTATTTCTTTTGATTAA
- the LOC139997965 gene encoding THUMP domain-containing protein 1 homolog: MYVQKRKESYFHNHNYNQKRRKQFSLEPGIKGFLCTCNFSEKECVRDAYKLLNEFADEIYGPVTTKDFDNDNSKEKSEKDDSVSETKNIDNEDDISVALNKQINELKAEYSKTINARRFQVVDTGVKNVIFIKSTLTNPLELVTKIVSELDNTKQQRTRFLLRLLPIEVICKANMNDIKSKADVMLEKYFAQEPKTFSIVFNRHSNNNIHRDEVIEDLAEIINKKNPGNKADLKNPELAVIVEMIRGFCLMSIAPNYYKFKKYNLLEICNTKEPTNTTKQEEENASIEKKKVTNPDKTNITENKHLTTEIIHDNEESKN; encoded by the exons ATGTACGTCCAAAAGCGAAAAGAGAGTTACTTTCATAATCATAATTATAACCAAAAAAGACGTAAACAATTCAGTTTGGAACCAGGTATAAAAGGTTTCTTATGCACATGcaatttttctgaaaaagaATGTGTACGCGATGCTTATAAATTACTTAATGAATTTGCTGATGAAATTTATGGACCAGTTACCACAAAG gACTTCGATAATGATAATTCCAAAGAAAAATCTGAGAAAGATGATTCTGTGAGTGAGACAAAGAACATTGATAACGAAGATGATATTTCAGTTGCattaaacaaacaaattaatgaattaaaagcAGAATATTCAAAGACAATAAATGCCAGAAGATTCCAG gtAGTTGATACTGGTGTGaagaatgtaatttttataaaaagtactTTGACAAATCCATTAGAATTAGTTACTAAAATTGTTAGTGAATTGGATAACACAAAACAGCAACGCAcaagatttttattaagattACTTCCAATTGAAGTTATCTGTAAAGCAAATATGAATGACATTAAATCTAAAGCAGATGTAatgcttgaaaaatattttgcacagGAACCAAAAACATTTAGTATTGTATTCAA tcgCCACAGTAACAATAATATACACAGAGATGAAGTAATCGAAGACTTAgcagaaataataaacaaaaaaaatccTGGAAATAAAGCAGATTTGAAAAACCCAGAACTTGCTGTAATTGTTGAAATGATACGTGGTTTTTGTCTTATGTCTATTGCTCCAAAttactataaatttaaaaaatataatttactggAAATATGTAACACCAAAGAACCCACAAATACCACAAAACAGGAGGAAGAAAATGCTTCcatcgagaaaaaaaaagtgacAAACCctgataaaacaaatataacaGAAAACAAACATTTAACAACAGAAATAATTCATGACAACGAAGaatcaaaaaattaa